A region from the Verrucomicrobiota bacterium genome encodes:
- the metK gene encoding methionine adenosyltransferase, protein MSRRFIFSSESVGEGHPDKVCDTISDYVLDACLTQDKNSRVACETYAKSNVVVVGGEITTKAKLDFVDIARTAIRDIGYTHDDDVFHADKVFVLNIVTKQSPDIAQGVDARAAEGKKKAEQGAGDQGLMFGYASNETPELMPAPIMFAHRLGRELTRIRKAGGAAWLRPDAKSQVSIEYVDGKPTHVTNVVVSTQHSADVKHSVIEDFIIKNVVKKVIPAEMLTKETIYLINPTGRFVVGGPQGDTGLTGRKIIVDSYGGMGRHGGGAFSGKDPSKVDRSAAYMGRYVAKNIVAAGLAQRAEIQFAYAIGYPDPVSVSVDTFGTGVISDEQITAAVCQVFSFKPADIVKQLNLLRPIYAKTTNYGHFGKTDDKDLTWEKTDKVAALKKAAK, encoded by the coding sequence ATGAGCAGACGCTTTATCTTCTCGTCCGAGTCCGTTGGCGAAGGCCATCCGGACAAGGTGTGCGATACCATTTCAGATTACGTGCTGGACGCGTGTCTGACGCAAGACAAAAACAGCCGCGTGGCTTGCGAAACCTACGCCAAGAGCAATGTCGTGGTCGTTGGTGGTGAAATCACCACCAAGGCCAAACTGGACTTTGTGGACATTGCCCGCACCGCCATTCGCGATATCGGCTACACCCACGATGACGATGTGTTCCACGCAGACAAAGTCTTCGTGCTGAATATTGTCACGAAGCAAAGCCCGGACATCGCCCAGGGCGTGGATGCCCGCGCGGCGGAAGGCAAGAAGAAGGCGGAACAAGGCGCTGGCGACCAAGGCCTGATGTTCGGCTATGCCTCGAATGAAACCCCGGAATTGATGCCGGCCCCCATCATGTTCGCGCACCGTCTGGGACGTGAACTCACGCGAATCCGCAAGGCCGGTGGCGCGGCCTGGCTGCGTCCGGACGCCAAGAGCCAGGTATCCATTGAATATGTGGATGGCAAGCCAACCCACGTCACCAACGTGGTGGTTTCCACCCAGCACTCCGCGGACGTGAAGCATTCCGTCATCGAAGACTTTATCATCAAGAACGTCGTCAAGAAAGTCATCCCGGCGGAAATGCTGACGAAAGAGACCATCTATTTGATCAACCCCACCGGTCGGTTCGTCGTCGGCGGACCGCAGGGCGACACCGGGTTGACCGGGCGCAAGATCATTGTGGACAGCTACGGCGGCATGGGCCGTCACGGCGGTGGCGCGTTCAGCGGCAAGGATCCGTCCAAGGTGGATCGCAGCGCCGCGTACATGGGGCGTTATGTGGCCAAGAACATTGTGGCTGCCGGTCTGGCGCAACGCGCTGAAATCCAATTTGCCTATGCCATCGGTTATCCTGACCCGGTTTCCGTGTCCGTAGATACCTTTGGCACCGGCGTCATCAGCGACGAGCAGATCACGGCGGCGGTTTGCCAGGTGTTCAGCTTCAAGCCGGCGGACATCGTGAAGCAATTGAACCTGCTCCGACCGATCTATGCCAAGACGACCAATTACGGTCACTTCGGCAAGACGGATGACAAAGACCTGACCTGGGAAAAGACGGACAAAGTCGCCGCGCTGAAGAAGGCCGCGAAATAA
- the ahcY gene encoding adenosylhomocysteinase produces MKKKTSAKKTDFKVRDLALAEWGRKTIEVSEHEMPGLMAIRAKYGPQKPLKGVRVTGSLHMTIETAILIETLVELGANVRWASCNIFSTQDHAAAAIAAAGISVFAWKGESLEEYWDCTLDALTHPGMKGPQLIVDDGGDATLLIHKGFELENGSDWVNSASGSHEEQVIKDLLKRVAKERPGFWHEVVKDWKGVSEETTTGVHRLYQMLEAGKLLVPAINVNDSVTKSKFDNLYGCRESLADGIKRATDVMVAGKVACVCGYGDVGKGSAHSLRGFGARVIVTEIDPINALQAAMEGFEVAPIEDTLGTADLYVTCTGNCDIITLEHMQKMKDQAIVCNIGHFDNEIQVDRLNTAKGVKKLNIKPQVDKYTFAGGNSIYMLAEGRLVNLGCATGHPSFVMSNSFTNQCLAQLDLWKTRETSKIGVYRLPKKLDEEVARLHLEKIGVKLTKLTKKQADYIGVPVEGPYKPEHYRY; encoded by the coding sequence ATGAAGAAGAAAACTTCCGCTAAAAAGACGGATTTCAAGGTCCGCGACTTGGCCCTCGCCGAATGGGGCCGCAAAACCATCGAGGTCTCCGAGCATGAAATGCCCGGCCTGATGGCCATCCGCGCCAAATACGGCCCGCAAAAGCCGCTCAAAGGCGTGCGCGTCACCGGGTCATTGCACATGACCATCGAGACCGCCATCCTGATCGAGACGCTGGTGGAACTCGGTGCCAACGTGCGTTGGGCCAGTTGCAACATCTTCTCCACCCAGGATCATGCCGCCGCCGCGATTGCCGCCGCCGGCATCAGCGTGTTTGCCTGGAAAGGCGAATCGCTCGAAGAATATTGGGATTGCACCCTGGACGCCCTCACCCATCCCGGCATGAAGGGCCCCCAACTGATTGTGGACGACGGCGGCGACGCCACCCTCCTCATTCACAAGGGATTTGAACTGGAAAACGGCAGCGACTGGGTGAACTCCGCCAGCGGCAGCCACGAAGAACAGGTCATCAAGGACCTCCTCAAGCGCGTAGCCAAGGAACGCCCTGGGTTCTGGCATGAAGTGGTCAAGGACTGGAAAGGCGTTTCGGAAGAAACCACCACCGGCGTGCATCGCTTGTACCAGATGCTCGAAGCCGGCAAACTGCTGGTCCCCGCGATCAACGTCAACGACTCCGTCACCAAATCCAAATTCGACAACCTCTATGGTTGCCGCGAATCCCTGGCGGACGGCATCAAGCGCGCCACGGACGTCATGGTGGCCGGCAAGGTCGCCTGCGTGTGCGGTTACGGCGATGTCGGCAAAGGCAGCGCGCATTCGCTGCGCGGCTTTGGCGCCCGGGTCATCGTCACGGAAATTGACCCCATCAACGCCCTTCAGGCGGCGATGGAAGGGTTTGAAGTCGCCCCGATCGAGGACACCCTCGGCACTGCCGACCTGTACGTCACCTGCACTGGCAACTGCGACATCATCACCTTGGAGCACATGCAGAAGATGAAGGATCAAGCCATCGTCTGCAACATTGGTCACTTTGACAATGAAATCCAGGTGGACCGCTTAAACACTGCCAAGGGCGTCAAGAAACTGAACATCAAACCGCAGGTGGACAAATACACCTTCGCGGGTGGGAACAGCATCTACATGCTGGCGGAAGGCCGGCTCGTGAACTTGGGTTGCGCCACTGGCCATCCCAGCTTCGTTATGTCGAACTCCTTCACCAATCAGTGCCTCGCCCAACTGGACCTTTGGAAAACCAGGGAAACCAGCAAAATCGGCGTGTATCGTTTGCCCAAGAAACTGGACGAAGAAGTGGCCCGCTTGCACCTGGAAAAGATCGGCGTGAAACTGACCAAGCTGACCAAGAAGCAGGCCGATTATATCGGCGTGCCCGTGGAAGGCCCGTACAAACCGGAACACTACCGGTATTAA
- a CDS encoding Gfo/Idh/MocA family oxidoreductase has protein sequence MKKTVSRRSFLQSSTLMAASVATLPAFSLFAATKPGKNRANAPVVTAPNERMRFGCIGNGNMGRGDAANAKRYGDILALCDTDHSRSETLNKTLAEGKATIYEDYRKLLERKDIEAVTISTPDHWHTKIAMDAMRAGKDVYCQKPLTLTIDEGKQLCRVVKETGRVLQVGTQQRSEYRNMFLTAVAMAQEGRIGKLKRVVCVIGNGQKGGPFPAATPPPGLNWDLWLGQAPKVDYRKERCHGTFRWWFEYSGGKITDWGAHHVDIAQWAIGMENSGPSSVEVVSNEMPVPMKNGYPTRDDSYNTSFSFAVRCLFPNGIELLITSNHTDAVMDGKNGIVFEGEKGKYFVSRQVLQGEPVDALKQNPIADSTLIKLRKGKPINDTHMGNFAACIKDRSLPASDVFTHHRIITTCHLANIAMRLGRKLNWDPKSEQFVGDAEANTFLSRPQRKGYETV, from the coding sequence ATGAAAAAAACAGTCTCCAGACGCAGTTTTTTGCAGTCATCCACCTTGATGGCTGCCTCGGTGGCGACCTTGCCAGCCTTCAGTCTATTCGCTGCCACCAAACCGGGCAAGAACCGTGCCAACGCCCCAGTGGTTACCGCCCCAAATGAGCGCATGCGGTTCGGCTGTATTGGCAATGGCAATATGGGGCGCGGCGATGCTGCCAACGCCAAACGCTATGGCGACATTCTCGCGCTGTGCGACACGGATCATTCACGCTCGGAAACCCTGAACAAAACCCTGGCGGAAGGCAAAGCAACCATTTACGAAGATTACCGGAAGCTGTTGGAACGAAAAGATATCGAAGCCGTAACTATCAGCACCCCGGATCATTGGCATACCAAGATCGCCATGGATGCCATGCGTGCCGGCAAGGATGTTTATTGCCAGAAACCATTAACCTTGACCATTGATGAAGGAAAACAGCTTTGCCGGGTAGTGAAGGAAACCGGGCGGGTATTGCAAGTAGGTACCCAACAGCGCAGCGAATATCGCAATATGTTTCTCACGGCCGTGGCCATGGCGCAGGAAGGCCGCATCGGCAAGCTCAAACGGGTGGTTTGTGTCATTGGGAACGGCCAAAAAGGCGGCCCATTTCCGGCGGCCACTCCACCGCCCGGGCTGAATTGGGATTTGTGGCTGGGGCAAGCGCCCAAGGTCGATTATCGCAAGGAGCGTTGCCATGGGACCTTCCGGTGGTGGTTTGAATATTCAGGCGGCAAGATAACCGATTGGGGCGCGCATCATGTAGATATCGCCCAATGGGCCATTGGCATGGAAAACAGCGGCCCCAGTTCCGTGGAGGTGGTTTCCAACGAGATGCCGGTACCGATGAAAAACGGCTATCCCACCAGAGATGACTCCTATAACACGTCGTTTTCCTTTGCCGTCCGGTGCCTGTTTCCCAATGGCATTGAATTATTGATCACCAGCAATCACACGGATGCAGTGATGGATGGCAAGAATGGCATCGTCTTCGAGGGAGAAAAAGGCAAATACTTTGTCAGCCGCCAGGTGTTGCAGGGCGAACCGGTGGATGCCCTCAAACAAAATCCCATCGCCGACAGCACGCTGATTAAGCTTCGCAAAGGCAAACCGATTAATGATACGCACATGGGCAATTTCGCCGCTTGCATCAAGGATCGCTCCCTGCCTGCCTCGGACGTTTTTACCCACCATCGCATTATTACCACCTGTCACCTGGCCAACATCGCCATGCGGCTGGGACGCAAATTAAACTGGGATCCCAAGAGCGAGCAATTCGTTGGCGATGCCGAAGCCAACACCTTTCTTTCGCGTCCGCAGCGCAAAGGTTACGAGACGGTATAA
- a CDS encoding PEP-CTERM sorting domain-containing protein — translation MKTRIPVTLALLGFLTVQAPAASVLFDFDNAPIHSSLPLNLTVDSITAQFSATGQGFSIQAANTLGFTPAGFSGACIYPNSVFAADLLISFSQPLSDFSILYAPEEYACDSSARMRVTAYMDGSLVGTSSATADPPGTWPSATLGFSSLQGFNSVVVHYDAPPPTGGDWGPIFMADNLLVTPVPEPGSLGLLALGLMAAARFRRRR, via the coding sequence ATGAAAACACGAATCCCAGTGACTCTCGCACTACTCGGCTTCCTCACCGTGCAAGCCCCGGCAGCCAGCGTGCTGTTTGATTTCGACAACGCCCCAATCCACTCGTCACTGCCGTTGAACTTAACGGTGGACAGCATCACCGCCCAATTCTCGGCCACCGGCCAGGGTTTTTCGATTCAAGCCGCGAACACATTGGGATTCACGCCGGCCGGCTTCTCTGGCGCATGCATTTATCCCAACAGCGTATTTGCCGCGGATCTTCTGATTAGTTTCTCCCAGCCGCTGAGTGATTTTTCGATCCTCTACGCGCCGGAGGAATACGCCTGCGATTCCTCGGCCCGTATGCGGGTCACGGCCTACATGGACGGCTCCCTGGTCGGGACAAGCTCGGCCACGGCAGACCCGCCAGGCACGTGGCCATCAGCAACCTTGGGGTTCAGTTCCCTGCAAGGATTCAACAGTGTGGTGGTTCACTACGACGCGCCGCCACCCACCGGCGGAGATTGGGGGCCGATCTTCATGGCTGATAATTTATTGGTGACACCCGTGCCCGAACCGGGAAGCCTGGGGCTGCTGGCACTGGGCTTGATGGCGGCGGCGCGTTTCCGGCGGCGACGGTGA
- the ltaE gene encoding low-specificity L-threonine aldolase, with the protein MKNQTDGVVDLRSDTLTLPTSAMRRAMAKAPVGDDVWGEDPTIRQLEARTAELLGKPAALYVPSGTMANQIAIRTHTRPGDEVIVEANAHIYYYEAGGPAVLSGVQCRCIEGRRGIFGPDDLREVLRPANIHFPTTRLVCLEHTHNRGGGSLWPLPTLRAVAATARQHDLKLHLDGARLWNASVATGIPEKEYARHVDSLSVCFSKGLGAPVGSALAGPVEFIERARRWRKVFGGGMRQAGIIAAGALYAVEHHRERLARDHAHAQMLAAALAELPGVELDVKSVETNMVVFQTVSQPAADLVQKMDALGIRMLAVGPKSIRLVTHLMISRADIRRAIAAFRQVCAKS; encoded by the coding sequence ATGAAGAACCAAACCGACGGTGTCGTTGATCTGCGCAGTGATACCCTGACGCTGCCCACTTCCGCCATGCGGAGAGCCATGGCGAAGGCTCCGGTGGGCGATGACGTATGGGGTGAAGATCCCACCATCCGACAACTCGAAGCACGCACTGCCGAACTGCTTGGCAAGCCGGCCGCGCTGTATGTCCCCTCCGGGACCATGGCCAACCAGATCGCGATTCGCACCCATACCCGGCCTGGCGATGAGGTCATCGTGGAAGCCAACGCCCATATCTATTACTACGAAGCGGGTGGCCCGGCGGTTCTCAGCGGGGTGCAGTGCCGCTGTATCGAAGGACGCCGGGGCATCTTCGGGCCGGATGATCTGCGGGAAGTCTTGCGCCCAGCCAACATCCACTTTCCAACCACCCGGCTGGTATGCCTGGAACACACGCACAATCGGGGCGGCGGGAGTCTTTGGCCCCTGCCGACTCTCCGCGCGGTAGCCGCCACAGCCCGCCAGCACGACCTTAAGTTGCACCTGGACGGCGCACGTTTATGGAACGCCTCGGTCGCGACCGGCATTCCGGAAAAGGAGTATGCCCGGCACGTGGATTCCCTGAGCGTCTGCTTCTCAAAAGGATTGGGCGCGCCGGTAGGTTCTGCCCTGGCCGGCCCGGTGGAATTTATCGAGCGGGCCCGCCGCTGGCGCAAAGTCTTCGGCGGCGGCATGCGGCAGGCCGGAATCATTGCGGCCGGCGCGTTGTATGCCGTGGAGCATCACCGCGAACGCCTGGCCCGGGATCACGCGCATGCCCAAATGCTGGCGGCCGCGCTGGCGGAGTTGCCCGGAGTGGAATTGGATGTCAAATCGGTGGAAACAAACATGGTGGTATTCCAAACAGTCAGCCAACCGGCGGCGGATTTGGTGCAGAAAATGGACGCGCTGGGCATCCGGATGCTGGCGGTGGGACCGAAAAGCATCCGCCTGGTCACCCATCTCATGATCTCGCGCGCCGATATCCGGCGGGCCATTGCCGCCTTCCGCCAGGTCTGCGCAAAGTCTTAG
- a CDS encoding Fic family protein, translated as MRYIHEHADWPNLKWDTAKLLPLLADVRHRQGRLLGRMEGLGFQLRAEASLTTLTDDVMKSSAIESVLLDVEQVRSSIARRLGLDFGGTVQSSRDVDGVVEMMLDATQKYAEPVTAERLFAWHASLFPTGRNGLRRITVGAWRPATIGAMQVVSGPIGRERVHFEAPAADRLQHEVSVFLDWFEKANGVEPVIKAGIAHFWFVTIHPFEDGNGRISRALADLALARADGTKERFYSMSTQIEAEKKQYYLNLERSQKGGMDITSWLEWFLGCLGRAIAGAETGLERVLRKAKIWERIHNQSPVNERQRKVINRLLDDFEGKLSTSKYAKLAKCSNDTALRDIKILLDGGILVQDTGGGRNTSYHLAEPGAR; from the coding sequence GTGCGTTACATTCATGAACATGCAGATTGGCCGAATTTAAAGTGGGACACGGCGAAGTTGTTGCCGTTGCTGGCCGATGTCCGGCATCGGCAGGGGCGTTTGCTGGGGCGGATGGAAGGGCTTGGTTTTCAACTGCGGGCGGAAGCCAGCCTGACGACCCTCACGGACGATGTAATGAAATCGAGTGCCATCGAAAGTGTGCTGCTGGATGTTGAGCAAGTGCGATCTTCCATCGCGCGGCGGCTGGGACTTGATTTCGGCGGCACCGTGCAGTCCAGTCGCGATGTTGACGGCGTGGTCGAGATGATGCTGGATGCCACCCAAAAATACGCCGAACCGGTGACAGCCGAACGGTTGTTTGCCTGGCACGCCTCATTGTTTCCGACAGGACGGAATGGTCTGCGGCGAATCACAGTTGGGGCGTGGCGTCCGGCAACGATCGGCGCGATGCAGGTGGTGTCCGGCCCCATTGGTCGTGAGCGGGTTCATTTTGAAGCGCCGGCGGCGGATCGCCTTCAGCATGAGGTGTCAGTTTTTCTTGACTGGTTTGAGAAAGCAAATGGCGTTGAGCCTGTAATCAAGGCAGGCATTGCCCATTTCTGGTTCGTGACCATCCATCCGTTTGAGGATGGCAATGGGCGCATAAGCCGGGCGCTCGCGGATTTGGCGCTGGCACGCGCGGACGGCACGAAGGAACGATTCTACAGCATGTCCACGCAGATCGAAGCTGAGAAGAAGCAGTATTACTTGAACCTGGAACGAAGCCAAAAGGGCGGAATGGATATTACTTCATGGTTGGAATGGTTTCTGGGCTGTCTGGGCCGTGCCATTGCCGGAGCGGAAACGGGACTGGAGAGGGTGCTGCGAAAGGCAAAGATTTGGGAACGAATCCATAACCAGTCGCCGGTGAATGAAAGGCAGCGCAAGGTCATTAACCGGCTGCTGGACGATTTTGAAGGCAAACTCTCCACGTCGAAATATGCCAAACTTGCCAAATGCTCCAATGACACGGCCTTGCGGGATATCAAAATTCTGCTCGATGGCGGCATTTTAGTCCAGGACACGGGGGGAGGACGGAATACGAGTTATCATCTGGCTGAACCGGGGGCGCGTTAA
- a CDS encoding DUF433 domain-containing protein, which translates to MKKWIVRDQGHLGGSPRVRGTRISVALILESLAAGMSVVEIVDAYPSLTEESVRGVLAELAHQQELQPA; encoded by the coding sequence ATGAAGAAGTGGATTGTCAGAGATCAGGGGCACTTGGGCGGAAGCCCGCGTGTGCGGGGTACGCGCATCTCCGTGGCGCTTATCCTGGAATCGCTCGCTGCGGGTATGTCAGTCGTTGAAATCGTGGACGCATACCCGAGCCTGACCGAGGAATCAGTGCGCGGCGTACTGGCTGAACTGGCTCATCAGCAGGAATTGCAGCCGGCATGA
- a CDS encoding DUF5615 family PIN-like protein has protein sequence MKILLDENLPRKLVLALRAEGHEVESVITLRFQGLDNGRLYQFAIKNFDLCFTRDFGFSNNVRQGKAPAKFKLLRVTLAQKPQDEFIKDFIAAFRATDLARFQHGDDWP, from the coding sequence ATGAAAATTTTGTTGGACGAGAATTTGCCGCGAAAACTTGTTCTCGCCTTGCGTGCGGAAGGCCACGAAGTCGAGTCGGTTATCACGCTGCGGTTTCAGGGTTTGGATAACGGACGGCTTTACCAATTCGCGATTAAAAACTTCGATCTCTGTTTCACTCGTGATTTTGGCTTCAGCAACAATGTTCGTCAGGGTAAAGCGCCGGCGAAATTCAAATTACTGCGCGTGACATTGGCGCAAAAGCCGCAGGATGAATTCATTAAGGATTTTATTGCGGCATTTCGCGCGACCGACCTGGCCAGATTCCAGCATGGTGACGATTGGCCGTGA
- a CDS encoding SNF2-related protein, translating to MGQQFQPGQMVCLLADPERKGPVIEVMPIIAGRVRYRVFHSPTEIREYYEEQIAAVSPQVCQSSPLSFFSDHTLSAAEFNARLTALRLANPLTDNLYALHAARIQFIPFQFKPLLRLLRSDRPRLLVADEVGVGKTIEAGLMLKELQSRQRLDNVIIVCPKSLVPKWRAEMRRFDEDFHPLKADTLRYCLREAHLDGAWPAKYSRAIVHLELFRNPDYLFGTEGRNARPGLATLDPPAQFSLAIFDEAHHLRNTDTNSNQLARFICDNSEAAIFLSATPVHIGSRNLFTLVNLLRPDLFPDEAVFREMMEPNRHLNQAIRHIRSRQPADSWTRDAAVSLGSAAATSWGTRTLVIDPRFRECLSALSSPAAPADASRVRCLRDLEELHTLAHVMNRTRRRDIGRFTVREPHTVSVPFTPAQESFYRALIEFRTQVLLLRYDPLVIRLIVDMLERQAASCLPALLPTLDTFIETGRFSTAQLTDAWDEDAEDFELPEPLRCQAEDLRAQAKQLPPDDPKLEALLAIARTTVEASGSRKLLVFSFFIHTLRYLEHHLRTAGFRVGIITGQTPDDLDEYRTLQINEPTRSQLRDRFRKPTSDPDALDILLSSEVGCEGLDYEFCDRLVNYDIPWNPMRLEQRIGRIDRFGQRSDKVLIFNFVTPGTVEERIFFRCFERLGIFRDTVGDCEEVLGEMSVTEQLLEVARNPQLTPEQAEAKARQITDNALRVVEEQRRLEQEGGALLGLDQALTDETVSAQAEGRFIAPDELRTMIQFFLTRPEYGGALEADRDKPAQFRLRLNKEARAALAQKLRSWLPPDRALTAFRRWLDGAEPHLLVTFDQATAVEYRELPFITPVHPLARLATEALKHPPQSLAARLRVNSTDVPAGIYVFVCDLWETVAVRPEVRLVPLAWSLSGQCSAPDVARRLLLLLNRTETAVTPVSGLPGVELAIAGLDECIHRERDIALATLTAHNARLVELKLASLDAYHRNRLARIQTELANAREDRIRRMKTAELARAERDHVARRAEIERRRQADIIRERVAVGILEVCGGN from the coding sequence ATGGGACAACAATTCCAGCCAGGACAAATGGTGTGCCTCCTTGCAGACCCTGAACGTAAAGGGCCAGTCATAGAGGTAATGCCGATTATTGCCGGACGGGTTCGTTATCGCGTCTTCCATTCACCCACAGAAATACGAGAGTATTACGAAGAACAAATTGCCGCAGTTAGCCCGCAGGTTTGTCAGTCATCGCCTTTATCTTTTTTCTCGGATCACACATTGTCTGCTGCAGAGTTTAATGCTCGCCTCACGGCCCTTCGATTGGCAAACCCGCTGACAGATAACCTCTACGCCCTTCATGCCGCCAGAATTCAGTTCATCCCCTTTCAGTTCAAGCCGCTCCTCCGGTTGCTTCGGTCCGATCGTCCACGCCTATTGGTGGCGGACGAGGTCGGGGTTGGAAAAACCATTGAGGCTGGATTGATGCTTAAGGAGCTTCAATCGCGACAACGTCTCGACAATGTCATTATCGTTTGCCCCAAGTCACTTGTTCCCAAGTGGCGCGCCGAGATGCGCCGCTTTGATGAAGATTTTCATCCGCTCAAGGCCGACACCCTTCGCTACTGCCTCCGCGAGGCGCATCTCGATGGGGCGTGGCCAGCCAAATACTCTCGCGCCATCGTACATCTGGAACTTTTCCGCAATCCTGACTACCTTTTTGGCACTGAGGGCAGAAACGCACGTCCCGGCCTTGCCACCCTCGATCCACCAGCGCAATTCAGCCTTGCGATTTTCGACGAGGCTCATCACCTGCGGAACACGGACACCAACTCTAACCAATTAGCCCGGTTTATCTGCGATAACAGCGAGGCGGCAATATTTCTTTCGGCTACGCCAGTTCACATTGGATCCCGGAATCTCTTCACCCTGGTAAATCTGCTCCGGCCTGACCTGTTTCCAGATGAAGCTGTTTTTCGTGAGATGATGGAGCCTAACCGCCACCTCAACCAGGCGATTCGACATATCCGCAGCCGGCAGCCTGCTGATTCTTGGACTCGGGATGCCGCAGTCTCGCTGGGTTCTGCAGCTGCAACCTCATGGGGCACCCGCACGCTCGTCATTGATCCGCGATTTCGTGAGTGCCTTTCCGCACTCTCGTCGCCAGCGGCACCAGCCGATGCCAGCCGTGTCCGGTGCCTGCGAGATTTGGAGGAACTGCACACGCTCGCCCATGTAATGAATCGTACCCGACGGCGCGATATTGGCCGTTTCACGGTCCGTGAGCCACACACCGTCAGCGTGCCGTTCACACCTGCCCAGGAATCGTTCTACCGGGCGCTCATTGAGTTCCGCACCCAGGTTCTGCTGCTCCGCTACGATCCGCTTGTTATCCGGCTCATTGTGGACATGTTGGAACGACAAGCCGCCAGTTGTCTTCCCGCGCTATTACCCACGCTCGACACCTTCATTGAGACGGGACGATTCTCCACCGCACAGCTTACCGATGCTTGGGATGAGGATGCGGAGGACTTTGAATTGCCAGAGCCACTCCGCTGCCAAGCGGAAGACCTCCGCGCCCAAGCCAAGCAATTGCCCCCCGACGATCCCAAGCTTGAAGCGCTCTTGGCCATTGCACGGACCACCGTTGAGGCTTCTGGCTCGCGCAAGTTGTTGGTTTTCTCCTTTTTCATCCATACCCTTCGATACTTGGAACATCACCTACGCACCGCTGGATTCAGGGTGGGCATTATTACGGGGCAGACCCCTGACGATCTGGATGAATACCGCACTCTGCAAATTAACGAGCCCACTCGGAGCCAGCTTCGAGATCGTTTTCGCAAACCAACCTCCGATCCTGATGCACTCGATATCCTCCTTTCCTCCGAAGTTGGTTGCGAAGGGCTCGATTACGAGTTCTGCGATCGTCTCGTCAACTACGACATTCCATGGAATCCCATGCGACTGGAGCAGCGCATTGGTCGCATTGACCGCTTCGGCCAACGTAGCGATAAAGTGCTCATCTTCAACTTTGTTACTCCCGGTACGGTAGAGGAGCGAATCTTTTTCCGCTGCTTCGAGCGCCTCGGCATCTTCCGCGACACTGTTGGCGACTGCGAGGAAGTCCTTGGCGAAATGTCGGTCACCGAACAACTTCTCGAAGTTGCTCGCAATCCGCAACTCACACCGGAGCAGGCCGAGGCAAAAGCCCGCCAAATTACCGATAATGCATTGCGGGTCGTGGAAGAACAGCGCCGACTGGAACAGGAAGGCGGTGCGCTCCTTGGCCTCGACCAAGCGCTGACGGATGAAACCGTGTCCGCACAAGCCGAGGGGCGTTTCATCGCCCCAGACGAACTGCGGACCATGATTCAGTTCTTTCTCACCCGGCCTGAATATGGCGGTGCGCTGGAAGCGGACCGTGACAAACCGGCACAATTTCGCCTCCGCCTGAACAAAGAGGCTCGCGCCGCACTTGCCCAAAAACTCCGCTCTTGGCTCCCGCCCGACCGGGCGCTGACTGCATTCCGCCGTTGGCTTGATGGTGCGGAGCCTCATCTCCTTGTCACCTTTGACCAGGCCACAGCCGTCGAATACCGTGAACTTCCCTTCATTACGCCAGTTCATCCGCTGGCCCGACTCGCAACCGAAGCACTCAAACATCCACCGCAATCCCTTGCAGCCCGCCTTCGCGTCAACAGCACGGATGTGCCCGCCGGCATTTACGTATTTGTATGCGACTTGTGGGAAACCGTTGCTGTTCGACCTGAGGTGCGCCTCGTGCCGTTGGCATGGAGTCTTTCTGGCCAGTGTTCCGCTCCCGACGTTGCCAGACGCCTGCTTCTTCTGCTAAATCGTACCGAGACGGCGGTGACGCCAGTTTCTGGTCTTCCGGGTGTCGAGTTGGCCATTGCGGGATTAGACGAGTGCATTCATCGCGAGCGTGATATTGCCCTTGCCACTCTTACTGCTCATAACGCCCGGTTGGTGGAACTCAAGTTAGCCAGCTTGGATGCCTACCATCGGAATCGCCTTGCCCGCATCCAGACGGAGTTGGCCAATGCTCGCGAAGACCGGATTCGCCGCATGAAAACCGCTGAACTGGCCCGAGCTGAACGTGACCATGTCGCACGCCGTGCCGAGATCGAGCGCCGGAGGCAGGCGGACATCATTCGGGAGCGGGTGGCGGTTGGTATTTTGGAGGTGTGTGGTGGCAACTGA